The Bacillus mycoides genome includes a region encoding these proteins:
- a CDS encoding type 1 glutamine amidotransferase: protein MKKLIIYHYFPNTLNLYGDRGNVTILQKQLEWRGIEADIHYVEQVKDYPVSQADLIFIGGGSDNEQRMVQEQLLSIRKELKAAIEDGLAALCICGGYQLLGDYYETANSDIIQGLGILPFYTSCKDTGSVGRLVGNVRVQSEKFGRIVGFENHSGQTFHSFDCLGQVLQGYGNNATEKKEGLLYKNLIGTYLHGPFLSSNIHVSDWLILQALNRKYGLTKLETLECTLETTASDVLWDKR, encoded by the coding sequence ATGAAAAAATTGATTATCTATCATTACTTTCCCAATACTCTTAATTTATATGGGGATCGTGGGAATGTAACCATTCTACAAAAACAATTAGAATGGAGGGGAATAGAAGCCGATATTCATTATGTGGAACAAGTAAAAGATTATCCTGTATCTCAGGCTGATCTAATTTTTATTGGGGGCGGAAGTGACAATGAACAACGAATGGTACAAGAACAATTGCTTTCAATTCGAAAAGAATTGAAAGCAGCAATAGAGGATGGTTTAGCAGCACTTTGTATTTGTGGAGGATATCAACTATTAGGGGATTATTATGAAACTGCAAACAGTGATATCATACAAGGCTTAGGAATATTACCATTTTATACATCATGTAAGGACACGGGCTCAGTGGGGCGATTAGTAGGGAATGTAAGAGTACAATCTGAAAAATTCGGAAGAATAGTGGGTTTTGAAAACCATAGTGGCCAAACATTCCATTCTTTTGACTGTCTCGGTCAAGTTCTACAGGGATATGGGAATAATGCAACAGAAAAAAAGGAAGGACTTCTGTACAAAAACCTGATAGGTACGTATTTACATGGGCCATTTTTAAGTAGTAATATTCATGTATCAGACTGGTTAATATTGCAAGCACTAAATAGAAAATATGGACTTACAAAATTAGAGACATTAGAATGTACTTTGGAAACGACAGCATCCGATGTCTTATGGGATAAGAGGTAA
- a CDS encoding tyrosine-type recombinase/integrase, with protein MKFELNTIHSETSLENIEKQKQDFANIIAIWNCDYINEAEFKKENNEREDSYTYKGFSDEEILYYYLNRQTHFDQEKRIKDESRTLYARDLSQFYFFIKQSTEFLQQDVKDYKVGRVWRNLRKRHIRNYQKWLSQDAISYQSKVKYKASTISRKLGVIRSYLKWLYEIQYIQEPLHVEILSTAVNKQHKPKRELSYEEVKQLLNYYKDNEINYALLSVLATTGLRVAEVAHAKWEALEYDAIRGRYYLTVDTKGDNERIVSINKEIFNRIAAFRIRRRLHIDIGNTNGGTIFQTKNHTAYRENYLSQYISKIIKDTQLPFTENIRITPHFFRHFYVQYLYDYKGLPPHVIAAAVGHKNDRTTKENYLKQRLTKDNDAGNLILEDEF; from the coding sequence ATGAAATTTGAATTGAATACAATTCATAGTGAAACTTCTTTAGAAAATATAGAAAAACAAAAACAAGATTTCGCTAACATAATTGCAATATGGAATTGTGATTATATAAATGAAGCTGAATTTAAAAAGGAAAATAACGAAAGAGAAGATTCATATACATACAAGGGATTTTCAGATGAAGAAATATTGTATTACTACTTGAACCGACAAACACATTTTGATCAGGAGAAGCGTATAAAGGATGAATCAAGAACTCTATACGCTCGTGATTTAAGCCAGTTTTACTTCTTTATCAAACAAAGTACTGAATTTCTGCAGCAAGATGTAAAAGACTATAAAGTTGGCCGAGTCTGGAGGAATCTAAGAAAGCGCCATATCCGTAACTATCAAAAATGGCTGTCCCAGGACGCAATCTCCTATCAATCAAAAGTAAAATACAAGGCATCTACGATTAGTCGGAAGCTTGGTGTAATCCGTTCTTATTTAAAATGGCTATACGAAATCCAATATATCCAGGAGCCTCTTCATGTAGAAATTCTAAGCACGGCGGTGAATAAACAACATAAACCAAAGCGTGAGTTATCATATGAGGAAGTGAAGCAACTACTAAACTACTACAAGGATAATGAAATTAACTATGCTTTATTATCAGTCCTTGCTACTACAGGGTTACGTGTTGCAGAGGTGGCCCATGCAAAGTGGGAAGCTCTTGAGTATGACGCTATACGAGGACGTTACTATTTAACAGTTGATACAAAGGGAGATAATGAACGGATTGTTTCTATTAATAAGGAGATTTTTAATCGTATTGCCGCGTTTCGAATTCGAAGAAGATTACATATAGACATTGGGAATACAAATGGTGGAACGATATTTCAAACTAAGAACCATACAGCTTATAGAGAGAATTACTTGTCACAATATATTTCTAAAATCATTAAAGATACTCAGTTACCCTTTACAGAGAACATCCGAATTACTCCCCACTTCTTTAGACATTTTTATGTACAGTACTTGTATGATTACAAAGGATTACCACCTCATGTCATCGCAGCTGCAGTCGGTCATAAAAATGATCGGACTACGAAAGAAAATTATTTGAAGCAAAGATTGACGAAAGATAATGATGCCGGGAATCTAATTTTGGAAGATGAATTTTAA
- a CDS encoding DNA-binding protein gives MFERQEINMNTNEVKAYLGISSFIFNTLMKQGQLIPINRETWRLDGSFLFKREDIEKLKEDRETEGITLYQAAKDYNVSMYQLEKWIEEGVLTCTIQKHRNRETKFVNEEEIHGLVQQLDQANTLYTFSQKYNVVLFQKFIEGNKLARIISIPKRGDIVLIDEFGNNMTLEDSIKMGYKPAYILSDKPRSHHQKFVKFRFPKSNQLRSNIFHLIDLILQYVSPRNIKVSEEDGFWYFDVRQSIIQLPMQMQVEWIDSLTPYIIEGKLTRRVNFSVYLDSRSVTKAVTITSSEYHAITNIVKETNSSIEEFIASAIREKIYDYQASDN, from the coding sequence ATGTTTGAAAGACAGGAAATAAATATGAATACGAATGAAGTAAAAGCTTATTTAGGAATTAGTAGCTTCATTTTTAATACTCTTATGAAACAAGGACAATTAATTCCAATTAATCGAGAGACCTGGCGTTTAGATGGTAGCTTTTTATTTAAGCGGGAAGACATAGAAAAGCTCAAAGAAGATCGTGAAACAGAGGGAATTACCTTATATCAGGCAGCAAAAGATTATAATGTGAGCATGTATCAACTTGAAAAGTGGATAGAAGAAGGAGTATTGACTTGCACTATACAGAAACATCGTAATCGTGAGACTAAATTTGTAAATGAGGAAGAAATACACGGATTGGTACAGCAATTGGATCAGGCCAATACGCTGTATACATTCTCACAAAAATATAATGTTGTATTGTTCCAAAAATTTATAGAAGGTAATAAATTAGCACGCATTATATCCATTCCGAAGCGCGGAGATATTGTGCTTATTGATGAGTTTGGAAACAATATGACACTAGAAGATTCAATTAAAATGGGATATAAGCCTGCATATATTTTATCCGATAAACCAAGAAGTCATCACCAAAAATTTGTAAAGTTTCGTTTTCCTAAATCAAATCAATTGCGAAGTAACATTTTTCACTTAATTGACTTAATACTACAGTATGTATCACCAAGAAATATTAAGGTTTCTGAGGAAGATGGTTTTTGGTACTTTGATGTTCGTCAATCCATTATTCAATTACCAATGCAAATGCAGGTAGAATGGATTGATTCTTTAACCCCATATATAATAGAAGGAAAATTAACAAGACGTGTTAATTTTAGTGTGTATTTAGATAGCCGTAGTGTTACTAAAGCAGTAACGATAACAAGCAGTGAATACCATGCAATCACAAACATTGTAAAAGAAACGAACAGTTCTATTGAAGAATTTATTGCATCCGCTATTCGTGAAAAGATTTATGATTATCAAGCGTCAGACAACTAA
- a CDS encoding sensor histidine kinase has product MRKRNKLWNLWKTITLLVCTVVIVSLLVTDILISHNVERATEDNQEEKAKTIARIVANDSIVIDGLTGKVDTSLIQVYTNKLLKSTDVQFIVVMDMNGIRKSHPDPQKIGHHFLGGDEGPVLKGKEHVSLAKGTLGISMRVFVPIFADTGEQLGAVAVGISADNIKERVKESRHIIYIGVGVGILVGIIGAILLARHIKKSLFGLEPHRIAKILEERNTMLQSVKEGIIAVDKEARITLINSEAKRILKKGGLTEDFIGKDIELYTPNSRMKEVLQTGEVQLNEELNFYGVAIVTNRVPLYVKGEIVGVIATFRDKTEIRKLAEELTGIRLYAEALRAQSHEFMNKMHVVLGLTHMKQYEELQKYVSSMVSEHQYEIGGIMKKIQSPVFAGFLLGKLSYAREKNIKLIIKEDSYLPEIYDERIIHELITIVGNLINNALDAVMNCEKKQVEVGIQDGDTLIITVQDTGKGIQEDEIDALFIKGYSTKGDNRGYGLHLVKESIQRINGEIYVHSLLGTGTTITIEIPKSGDER; this is encoded by the coding sequence ATGAGAAAAAGAAATAAATTATGGAATTTATGGAAAACCATTACACTGTTAGTTTGTACCGTTGTAATTGTTTCTTTACTCGTAACAGACATTTTAATTAGCCATAATGTTGAACGAGCGACAGAAGATAACCAAGAAGAGAAGGCAAAAACGATTGCACGTATTGTGGCGAATGATTCTATTGTAATTGATGGGTTGACGGGGAAGGTAGATACCTCCTTGATTCAGGTATATACAAATAAGCTATTAAAGAGTACAGATGTTCAATTTATTGTAGTTATGGATATGAATGGAATACGAAAATCTCATCCAGACCCTCAAAAAATAGGGCATCATTTTCTTGGAGGCGATGAAGGACCTGTATTGAAGGGAAAGGAACACGTCTCGTTAGCAAAAGGAACTTTAGGGATTTCTATGCGAGTATTCGTACCTATTTTTGCTGACACAGGTGAGCAACTTGGTGCGGTCGCTGTTGGCATTTCAGCTGATAATATAAAAGAGAGGGTGAAAGAAAGTAGACATATTATTTATATCGGTGTTGGTGTTGGAATATTAGTTGGAATTATAGGAGCGATATTGCTAGCTAGACATATAAAGAAAAGTTTATTTGGTCTTGAGCCGCATAGGATAGCGAAAATTCTTGAAGAAAGAAATACGATGCTACAATCTGTAAAAGAAGGTATTATTGCTGTAGATAAAGAGGCGAGAATAACTTTAATTAATAGTGAAGCAAAACGAATATTAAAGAAAGGTGGACTTACAGAAGATTTTATCGGTAAAGATATTGAATTGTATACGCCAAATTCACGTATGAAAGAAGTGTTGCAAACAGGAGAGGTACAATTAAACGAAGAACTAAATTTTTATGGGGTTGCGATTGTTACTAATCGGGTTCCTTTATATGTAAAAGGAGAAATAGTTGGCGTGATTGCAACATTTCGTGATAAAACAGAGATTAGAAAATTAGCAGAGGAATTAACTGGTATTAGGTTATATGCGGAAGCGCTACGGGCGCAATCTCATGAATTTATGAATAAGATGCACGTCGTGCTAGGACTTACACATATGAAACAGTATGAAGAACTGCAAAAATATGTGAGTAGTATGGTATCAGAGCATCAATATGAAATTGGGGGGATTATGAAAAAAATTCAAAGCCCAGTATTTGCTGGTTTTTTATTAGGTAAACTGAGCTATGCTAGAGAGAAAAATATAAAGTTAATTATAAAAGAAGATTCTTACTTACCAGAAATATATGATGAACGTATCATTCATGAACTGATTACCATTGTCGGAAATTTGATTAATAACGCATTAGATGCAGTGATGAATTGTGAGAAGAAGCAGGTTGAAGTTGGAATACAAGATGGGGATACATTAATCATTACAGTACAAGATACAGGGAAAGGTATACAAGAGGATGAAATTGATGCATTATTTATAAAAGGTTATTCCACAAAGGGTGATAATCGGGGGTATGGTTTGCATCTTGTAAAGGAAAGCATACAGCGAATAAATGGGGAAATTTATGTTCATTCGTTGTTAGGAACGGGAACGACAATAACGATTGAAATACCTAAAAGTGGGGATGAGAGATAA
- a CDS encoding heavy metal-binding domain-containing protein, with the protein MIVTTTNTIQGKEIIEYIDIVNGEAIMGANIVRDIFASVRDVVGGRSGAYESKLKEARDIAMEEMKQLATQKGANAIVGIDVDYEVVRDGMLMVAISGTAVRV; encoded by the coding sequence ATGATCGTAACAACAACTAATACTATTCAGGGTAAAGAAATTATTGAGTATATAGACATCGTAAACGGTGAAGCAATTATGGGTGCAAATATCGTACGCGACATCTTCGCTTCTGTTCGTGACGTTGTAGGTGGCCGTTCTGGTGCTTATGAAAGTAAATTAAAAGAAGCTCGTGACATTGCGATGGAAGAAATGAAACAACTTGCAACGCAAAAAGGAGCAAATGCAATTGTTGGTATCGATGTAGACTACGAAGTGGTTCGCGACGGAATGTTAATGGTTGCGATAAGCGGTACAGCTGTACGTGTGTAA
- a CDS encoding RNA polymerase sigma factor has protein sequence MRDDVFQKRLKQYLAFIFNYLLKLGISKEDAEDIVQETALKYIQNLEGIPPEKVKSWLFRVAINRSYDILRREKRKDKFLIELCILENLEPDLPEDCLLQEEKSGEIQKTLDLLPKRYREFLILKYVVGLRYEDISILFEVTTGTVKTTVFRAKQLFIDIYRREQNEHKE, from the coding sequence ATGCGAGATGATGTTTTTCAAAAACGATTAAAGCAGTACCTAGCTTTTATTTTTAACTATTTATTAAAACTTGGAATATCTAAAGAGGATGCAGAAGACATTGTACAAGAAACAGCTTTAAAATATATTCAAAACTTAGAAGGTATTCCACCTGAAAAAGTGAAAAGTTGGCTGTTTAGAGTAGCTATAAACAGAAGTTATGATATTTTGAGAAGGGAAAAAAGAAAAGATAAGTTTTTAATTGAATTATGTATCTTAGAAAATCTTGAACCAGATTTACCTGAAGATTGTCTATTACAGGAAGAGAAGAGCGGTGAAATACAAAAAACATTAGATTTACTTCCTAAAAGGTATAGAGAATTTTTAATTCTAAAATATGTAGTAGGATTACGGTATGAAGATATATCCATTTTATTTGAAGTTACTACTGGAACTGTTAAAACAACGGTGTTTCGAGCTAAACAACTTTTTATTGATATATATAGGAGGGAACAAAATGAACATAAAGAATGA
- a CDS encoding MurT ligase domain-containing protein: MLFYIGLIVGKLAGYSSKKLGFNGSNIPGKILNYLYKNALQKLATQVETVVLITGTNGKTTTCNLVSSIFKSNKSEYISNIEGSNLLEGITSAFIKKSNIRGKIQDVKVAVLEVDELTMTEVLKQIKPQLIVVTNIFRDQLDRYGEINTLISKVQTAIHSSDAHLLLNGDDPYSRHFTKQKNKTMYFGLKNHVGNFHKSNIRDAVYCCCGRLLKYTHTHYGHLGRYFCSCSVGSPVLDVEVTSIQSQNSLTITIQNQSYTSNLKGEYNAYNMLTAIKTGEFLGFSYEQIHKGLREYHPSNGRMQNFRIAQNIYHLNLAKNPQGMNCTIDYCIQNKNITQYVFILNDLLADGKDISWIWDVDYELLANSNVSHIICAGTRAHDLAVRLKYAGIPVNRIKVISNISTAIQNSIVAGNETSVISNYTGLNTARQFLTTKGTVSPS; encoded by the coding sequence TTGTTATTTTATATAGGATTGATAGTTGGAAAGTTGGCAGGATATAGTAGTAAAAAATTAGGTTTTAATGGGTCTAACATTCCAGGGAAAATTCTGAATTACTTATATAAGAATGCATTACAAAAATTAGCGACACAGGTGGAAACCGTGGTTTTGATTACCGGTACAAATGGAAAAACAACAACTTGTAATTTAGTTTCTTCCATTTTTAAGTCCAATAAAAGTGAATATATCAGTAATATAGAAGGATCTAACTTATTAGAGGGAATTACCTCTGCTTTTATAAAAAAAAGTAATATACGAGGGAAAATACAAGACGTGAAAGTAGCAGTTCTCGAAGTCGATGAATTGACAATGACCGAAGTTCTGAAACAAATAAAGCCTCAATTAATCGTTGTAACAAATATCTTTCGAGATCAGCTGGATCGTTATGGAGAAATCAATACGCTGATTTCAAAAGTACAAACCGCTATTCATTCTAGCGATGCTCACTTGCTATTAAATGGTGATGATCCATATAGTAGACATTTTACTAAACAAAAGAATAAAACCATGTATTTTGGTTTAAAGAATCATGTAGGGAATTTTCATAAAAGTAATATTAGAGATGCCGTCTATTGTTGTTGTGGTCGGCTATTAAAATATACGCATACTCACTATGGACACCTTGGAAGATATTTTTGTTCGTGCTCTGTGGGTAGTCCCGTATTAGATGTTGAGGTTACTTCAATTCAATCACAAAATAGCTTAACGATTACTATACAAAATCAATCCTATACTTCCAATTTGAAGGGTGAATACAATGCATATAATATGCTAACGGCTATAAAAACCGGAGAATTTTTAGGTTTTAGTTATGAACAAATTCACAAAGGGTTAAGAGAATATCACCCGAGCAATGGACGTATGCAAAATTTTCGCATTGCACAAAATATATACCATCTAAACTTAGCTAAAAATCCACAGGGGATGAACTGTACGATAGATTATTGCATACAAAATAAAAACATAACACAATATGTTTTTATATTAAATGACTTGCTTGCTGATGGGAAAGATATCTCTTGGATTTGGGATGTAGATTATGAACTATTAGCAAACTCCAATGTAAGCCATATAATTTGTGCAGGAACACGTGCCCATGACCTTGCAGTGCGTTTAAAATACGCGGGGATTCCTGTGAATAGAATAAAAGTTATCTCAAATATTTCTACTGCTATACAGAATAGCATTGTGGCAGGGAATGAAACGTCCGTAATTAGTAATTACACAGGGTTAAATACTGCCCGGCAATTTTTAACCACTAAAGGAACGGTGTCCCCTTCGTAA
- a CDS encoding anti sigma factor C-terminal domain-containing protein produces the protein MNIKNDENPSELFLDDKEFEKTMHKGRRKAIIKNVVITGSVLIALYSGLTIGNKYWLSERLTKEDNATGVWLSITEPNIEQNASFYNWNSFSVDATHTYSKKIGERIIPWESSTGHYNLIRSEKGSSNSINHYNEKRKSWEIYNSQNGQRELIFYHPKVQYKQVPNDLNLLDDIGSNKYVEYALSFDRPYSISEVQKLLDKQNTEWLWIDTESDEEIHSINQQEFKEEGGSFSRGNIYGYPYHSQNDWQSPELFIDTLKSPEFYGEYADKAKEILTKLKKNNPTLNPEKVKIIGAVVTGTPDELKKYQNKEFIKSSSLGATIDKY, from the coding sequence ATGAACATAAAGAATGATGAAAATCCATCTGAACTTTTTTTAGATGATAAGGAATTTGAAAAAACAATGCATAAAGGTAGAAGAAAAGCGATTATAAAAAATGTAGTTATTACTGGAAGTGTACTAATTGCATTATATAGTGGACTGACTATAGGGAACAAGTATTGGTTATCTGAGCGTCTGACAAAGGAAGATAATGCTACAGGAGTATGGTTATCTATTACTGAACCTAATATTGAGCAAAATGCATCATTTTATAATTGGAATTCTTTTTCCGTTGACGCAACTCACACGTATTCGAAAAAAATAGGAGAGCGTATCATACCTTGGGAATCGTCAACAGGACATTATAATCTTATTCGTTCAGAAAAAGGATCGTCTAATTCGATAAATCATTATAACGAAAAAAGAAAAAGCTGGGAAATTTATAACAGTCAGAATGGACAAAGAGAGCTTATTTTTTATCATCCGAAAGTTCAATATAAGCAAGTTCCTAATGATTTGAATTTACTTGATGACATAGGATCAAATAAATATGTTGAATATGCACTATCTTTTGATCGCCCTTATTCAATTAGTGAGGTTCAAAAACTTTTAGATAAACAAAATACAGAATGGCTTTGGATAGACACTGAATCAGATGAAGAGATACATAGTATCAATCAGCAGGAGTTTAAAGAAGAAGGAGGATCTTTTAGTCGTGGAAACATATATGGTTATCCGTATCATTCACAAAATGACTGGCAATCTCCTGAACTTTTTATAGATACATTAAAATCCCCTGAGTTTTATGGAGAATATGCTGATAAAGCAAAAGAAATATTAACAAAATTAAAAAAGAATAATCCTACATTAAACCCAGAAAAGGTGAAGATTATTGGAGCAGTAGTAACTGGTACTCCTGATGAATTAAAGAAATATCAAAATAAAGAATTTATTAAATCTTCTTCTCTCGGGGCCACAATAGACAAATATTAA
- a CDS encoding MarR family winged helix-turn-helix transcriptional regulator translates to MIQKNQNLKKEAEVVQSFVAINKEIIKFTNQNASSLGLTAQQMGILNTIYRIPNITLKSISERLSVPKSTVSVNVDELVNLGLIERNPSSEDRREVKLKVTTKGQETSKKSIENSTSYKAMSLALEQLQEAEIQTLLHIHKNLLNSLQQSN, encoded by the coding sequence ATGATACAAAAAAATCAGAACCTCAAAAAAGAAGCAGAAGTTGTACAGTCATTTGTAGCAATAAATAAAGAAATTATAAAATTTACAAATCAAAATGCCTCTAGTTTAGGATTAACAGCACAACAAATGGGAATCTTAAACACAATTTATAGAATTCCTAATATTACTCTTAAAAGTATTTCAGAACGACTTTCAGTCCCTAAAAGTACAGTGAGTGTAAATGTGGATGAATTAGTTAATCTAGGATTAATCGAACGAAATCCCTCATCAGAAGATCGTAGAGAGGTAAAATTAAAAGTAACAACGAAAGGTCAAGAAACATCAAAAAAATCTATTGAAAATTCTACTTCCTATAAAGCTATGTCATTAGCATTAGAACAACTTCAGGAGGCAGAAATTCAAACATTATTACATATTCATAAAAACTTATTAAATTCTCTACAGCAATCTAATTAA
- a CDS encoding M4 family metallopeptidase — MKKSVVTLLATGMVLGAPFSNAFAEEQVSQQEALDKMEVVQKKWNDEQGNPSFLSGKLSDKKVDSEKEVKSFLEENKELFKINPQTDLTLKEVKSDDLGMKHYVYIQSINKVPVDGARFIVHTNREGKVTTVNGDVHPAAAERLKGNTKAKISNETALSNAWKHINLAKKDTFVETNGTPLEQMKETVKSTNEKADLVVYEKDGNYYLTYKVQLQFIKPYGANWKIYVNAEDGTIVNSYNAVTDADTPQKGYGNGVLGDRKSLNTTYSSQYGKYYLKDTTKPMNGGVIETTTTNHGTDWQNPDNYALFDKDNAWIDKSQAPAVDAHFNAGKVYDYYKNVHNRNSFDGKGATIRSGINFGTNYNNAFWNGQQMVYGDGDGVEFAPLSGSLDVVAHELTHAVTEKSAELEYLNQSGALNESFSDVFGYFVDPANWDLGEAVTTPKVAGDALRSLSNPEKYGQPAHMNDYQYLPPTEEGDNGGVHINSGIPNKAAYLTINAIGKEKAEKIYYRALTTYLTPTSDFSKARAALLQSVADYDGVNSATYQAVQKAWNDVGVK, encoded by the coding sequence ATGAAGAAATCCGTCGTTACATTACTAGCAACCGGAATGGTTTTAGGGGCTCCATTTTCAAATGCCTTTGCAGAAGAACAAGTATCGCAGCAAGAAGCTTTGGACAAAATGGAAGTCGTTCAAAAAAAGTGGAATGATGAACAAGGAAATCCATCTTTCCTTTCAGGAAAATTATCTGATAAAAAAGTAGATTCAGAAAAAGAGGTAAAATCGTTCCTTGAAGAAAATAAGGAATTATTTAAAATCAACCCACAAACTGACTTAACACTGAAAGAAGTAAAGTCAGATGATTTAGGAATGAAACATTATGTGTACATTCAATCTATTAATAAAGTTCCAGTTGATGGTGCACGTTTCATTGTTCATACAAATCGTGAGGGCAAAGTAACAACGGTAAACGGAGACGTACATCCCGCTGCCGCTGAACGTTTGAAAGGAAATACAAAGGCAAAGATTTCAAATGAAACTGCCCTTTCAAATGCATGGAAACATATTAATCTAGCAAAAAAAGATACATTTGTAGAAACAAATGGGACTCCGTTAGAACAAATGAAAGAAACCGTAAAATCTACAAATGAAAAGGCAGATTTAGTTGTTTATGAAAAAGACGGGAATTATTACTTAACTTATAAAGTACAATTACAATTCATTAAACCTTATGGAGCAAACTGGAAAATCTATGTAAACGCAGAAGATGGAACAATTGTAAATTCATATAATGCAGTTACGGATGCAGATACTCCGCAAAAAGGCTATGGCAACGGCGTATTAGGGGATCGAAAAAGCCTGAATACAACTTATAGCAGTCAATATGGAAAATACTATTTAAAAGACACAACAAAGCCGATGAATGGTGGCGTTATTGAGACAACTACAACTAATCATGGCACTGATTGGCAAAATCCAGATAATTACGCTCTATTCGATAAAGATAATGCTTGGATAGATAAGAGCCAAGCTCCTGCAGTTGATGCTCATTTTAATGCAGGAAAAGTATATGATTATTATAAAAATGTTCATAACCGTAACAGTTTTGATGGAAAAGGTGCAACGATTCGTTCTGGAATCAATTTCGGAACCAACTACAATAATGCATTCTGGAATGGACAACAAATGGTTTATGGTGATGGCGATGGTGTTGAATTCGCACCGCTTTCAGGTTCGCTTGATGTTGTTGCACACGAACTAACACATGCGGTAACTGAAAAGTCAGCTGAGCTTGAATACCTAAATCAATCCGGGGCACTAAATGAATCTTTTTCTGATGTATTTGGATATTTCGTTGATCCAGCCAACTGGGATTTAGGAGAAGCTGTAACTACGCCAAAAGTTGCAGGAGATGCACTTCGCAGCTTATCAAATCCTGAAAAGTATGGCCAACCTGCTCATATGAATGACTATCAATATTTACCACCAACAGAAGAAGGAGACAATGGCGGCGTACATATCAATAGCGGTATTCCAAATAAAGCTGCTTATTTAACAATCAATGCTATTGGTAAGGAAAAAGCAGAAAAAATCTACTACCGTGCTTTAACAACGTACTTAACACCAACAAGTGATTTCAGCAAAGCACGTGCTGCTTTATTACAATCTGTTGCTGATTACGATGGCGTTAATAGCGCGACATATCAAGCTGTACAAAAAGCTTGGAATGACGTAGGAGTAAAATAA